Proteins co-encoded in one Salarias fasciatus chromosome 4, fSalaFa1.1, whole genome shotgun sequence genomic window:
- the LOC115387186 gene encoding synembryn-A-like: protein MVLELERIIRSVVQGDQDAVQLLLDTYNTQYAECFFFNSEEQERKKHLAAALLAFVSGPLQPAVLRVCLQTLRILSRDRRALDPLVTDEALFTLAHLGGIAFQQDPDQQGGRSPEGPPEGADGRTSSDPDGPDGAAASASGSAPGVLLLPCGRRDTWKEEQEQQEQQEDGEVCRKEAIKVLCNVIYNSPRAQERVSRLRFLQALWESLKLWVWSRTPPGGQFFRLRLLFLLTALRPELRLQLHQARGLSVLTTALEQCLAVRCAEDYQVLPDSSAPPVTRDGFQEVIEILKTLFNIAHVAHRQEPDEEESALYRHLAAVLRHCLLLSCDEEDTLEELQGHTVNVLSIMPLACLDVLLSVPVEQAAHSCDGVSMDCVHMLLLFMERRLNRGQKLKEKLTPVLNLLTESSRVHRETRRFLRQKILPPLRDVGVRPEQDDSVRGQLVRLMTHVDTDVKHCAAELLFVLCKENVSRFVKYTGYGNAAGLLAARGLLNGRRNSGDGQPSSQYSSDSDSDTEEYREARARINPVTGRVEAEQPDPMEGLTEEEREEEARRLICMINRLSR, encoded by the exons ATGGTGCTGGAACTGGAGCGCATCATCCGGAGCGTGGTCCAGGGAGACCAGGACGCCGTCCAGCTCCTGCTGGACACATACAACACCCAG TATGCAGAGTGTTTCTTCTTCAactcagaggagcaggagcggAAGAAG CACCTggccgccgccctgctggcctTCGTCAGCGGCCCGCTGCAGCCCGCGGTCCTCCGGGTGTGCCTGCAGACCCTGCGGATCCTGTCCCGGGACCGCCGGGCCCTGGATCCTCTGGTCACCGACGAGGCTCTCTTCACCTTGGCCCACCTGGGGGGCATCGCCTTCCAGCAGGACCCGGACCAGCAGGGGGGGCGGAGCCCCGAGGGTCCGCCAGAGGGGGCGGACGGCCGGACATCCAGCGACCCGGACGGCCCGGACGGCGCCGCAGCCTCCGCCAGCGGATCTGCTCCGGGCGTCCTGCTGCTCCCATGTGGGAGGAGGGACACCtggaaggaggagcaggagcagcaggagcagcaggaggacggcgAGGTGTGCAGGAAGGAGGCCATCAAGGTGCTGTGCAACGTCATCTACAACAGTCCTCGGGCTCAGGAGAGGGTCAGCAGGCTCAG gTTTCTGCAGGCTCTGTGGGAGAGTCTGAAGCTGTGGGTCTGGAGCAGgacgccccctggtggacagttCTTCAGGCTCaggctcctcttcctgctgacGGCGCTGAGGCCTgagctccggctgcagctgcatcaG GCCCGCGGCCTGTCGGTGCTGACCACGGCCCTGGAGCAGTGCCTGGCCGTCCGCTGTGCAGAGGACTACCAGGTCCTCCCGGACAGCTCGGCCCCGCCGGTCACCAGGGACGGGTTCCAGGAGGTCATCGAGATCCTCAAGACCCTCTTCAACATCGCTCACGTGGCCCACAGGCAGGAGCCGGACGAG GAGGAGTCCGCTCTGTATCGCCACCTAGCGGCTGTACTGCGccactgcctgctgctgtcctgtGATGAGGAAGACACCCTGGAGGAACTGCAAGG CCACACGGTGAACGTCCTGTCCATCATGCCTCTGGCGTGTCTGGACGTGCTGCTGTCCGTCCCCGTGGAGCAGGCCGCGCACTCCTGTGACGGCGTCAGCATGGACTGTGTCCACATGTTACTGCTGTTCATGGAGAGACGTCTGAACagg GGTcagaagctgaaggagaagctcacGCCGGTCCTCAACCTGCTGACGGAGAGTTCTCGAGTTCACCGGGAGACGCGCCGCTTCCTGCGGCAGAAG ATCTTGCCTCCTCTGAGGGACGTGGGCGTCCGGCCCGAGCAGGACGACTCAGTCCGGGGCCAGCTGGTCCGGCTCATGACCCACGTGGACACCGACGTGAAGCACTGCGCCGCCGAGCTGCTGTTCGTGCTCTGCAAAGAGAACG TCAGCCGCTTCGTCAAATACACGGGTTACGGGAACGCGGCGGGGCTactggcggcccgcgggctGCTGAACGGCCGCAGGAACTCGGGGGACGGACAGCCGTCCTCCCAGTACTCCAGCGACTCCGACTCGGACACGGAGGAGTACCGGGAGGCCCGAGCCCGCATCAACCCGGTGACGGGCCGGGTGGAGGCGGAGCAGCCCGACCCCATGGAgggcctgacggaggaggagagggaggaggaggcgcgcCGCCTCATCTGCATGATCAACCGCCTGTCCCGGTGA